In the Streptomyces sp. NBC_00525 genome, one interval contains:
- a CDS encoding DUF6381 family protein: MSVVREVYGADQLRETARHLAEAAERTRDPEQRVRLREKARRLRERSERPELPGSGGLPV; encoded by the coding sequence ATGAGCGTTGTACGCGAGGTGTACGGGGCCGACCAGTTGCGCGAGACGGCCCGGCACCTGGCCGAGGCCGCCGAACGCACCCGTGACCCGGAGCAGCGCGTCCGCCTGCGGGAGAAGGCCCGCAGGCTGCGCGAGCGCAGCGAGCGGCCGGAGCTCCCGGGGAGCGGCGGCCTCCCCGTGTGA
- a CDS encoding SDR family NAD(P)-dependent oxidoreductase has protein sequence MNGRPVTVVTGGSRGIGAAVCVRLAAEGHDIALAYHSDEAAARAVADAVRTTGRRCAVVRADTADEKDVDRLFDTAAAELGPVTGLVNNAGTSGPVGPLADADAAGMRRALEVNVLGYLLCARRAVRDMTRTGGGAIVNVSSAAATLGSPGEYVHYAAAKGAVDTMTVGLSKEVGPAGIRVNAVAPGVIRTDFHADPGRPDRLGPGTPLGRPGEPEEIAGAVAWLLSPDASYATGTVLRVSGGR, from the coding sequence ATGAACGGTCGGCCGGTCACGGTGGTCACTGGAGGCAGCCGGGGTATCGGTGCGGCGGTCTGCGTACGGCTGGCCGCCGAGGGGCACGACATCGCCCTGGCCTACCACTCGGACGAGGCGGCGGCGCGGGCTGTGGCCGACGCGGTGCGCACGACGGGCCGGCGCTGTGCGGTGGTACGGGCGGACACGGCCGACGAGAAGGACGTGGACCGCCTCTTCGACACGGCGGCGGCCGAGCTGGGCCCGGTCACCGGCCTGGTCAACAACGCCGGCACCAGCGGCCCGGTCGGCCCGCTGGCCGACGCCGACGCGGCGGGGATGCGGCGCGCCCTGGAGGTCAACGTCCTGGGCTATCTGCTCTGTGCCCGGCGGGCGGTGCGCGACATGACGCGGACCGGCGGCGGGGCGATCGTCAACGTGTCCTCGGCCGCCGCCACCCTGGGCAGCCCCGGTGAGTACGTGCACTACGCCGCCGCGAAGGGGGCCGTGGACACGATGACCGTGGGCCTGTCCAAGGAGGTCGGTCCGGCCGGTATCCGCGTCAACGCGGTGGCGCCCGGCGTCATCCGCACGGACTTCCACGCGGACCCCGGCCGTCCGGACCGGCTGGGCCCCGGCACCCCGCTGGGCCGCCCCGGCGAACCGGAGGAGATCGCGGGCGCCGTGGCCTGGCTGCTCTCGCCGGACGCCTCGTACGCGACGGGCACGGTGCTGCGGGTGTCCGGGGGCCGCTGA